From one Cyprinus carpio isolate SPL01 chromosome B3, ASM1834038v1, whole genome shotgun sequence genomic stretch:
- the LOC109045855 gene encoding transcription factor 20-like isoform X2 encodes MQNFPNSPVPLHPGFSRGGSVVGSTYQPHPSDLQISPRNSEDYVAIQQAQPTLQSHALHLRSQQHLLHTPPIHGYGSRRTTGEMMQGSAHSGGGGNSYRKDSVDYYFSVSGRERSRRGGAAYGAGFRYSNVDGHVPHQYHLSGSGSSSGMISPYSMDYGSGSASAVGGSNSSGAGSFSPSQQYSLSHTASVQSGAQMHQLQHGQKYQGQHQRTYPLSGNRIAPQFGHYAPLNATSGSTGMYNSSPQRYDMSSSNTDAKMKNSPTQSNPNINTSLSASNSCENMGQSYTSSAYSPQSQSIHKHAPHSQRPSQLSTGAGHLHTKLPHSAVSSSPALPSHPSQDLAKSPLHSQSQQAHIHQNFSPISNPSPAPSAVQSPSCSSSSSPLMGSSEGNNAAIHLQPSSHPSVPNARSSQSHGRLLQAVPQLSPTPNSNSSISSCGSGVGTKAAVLNHGAGVSHPAVNQNRMGLSLRGGLGEDGSLYAHDKLLQDPGINSLNALTSQVENLPNTVQHMLLTDTVLLQKKSRDGAHHLQMQQGSQSFPGNQNKSGNSSASGQTSVNEESSEMLEAKGDQQVERKRIRQASGTSNESEPQSHPSSQSQMPSEASQQVLDLQVNTGVISTASKQPSQTKTPETLTPSSSSPPSIHASAEASPKQPVYPPASPSPIHTARPNCVAEKDLCNDDDSGTKGCQIKMIKDEESEVENADPSCDRENSENRLSVPSTKDEVETDAQQFESLSKNVNISEQHNVGGVGVIVSARSEVNTESRSTGAKSPRYGVSHYSNKHSNPGDQRDVNVLRETRNHNGEGKMCMETYVSQYDSSPKQEFGQNSQPSIQSHPASFKYSNPEVHYNAAKSKGKLGLVSSMGTNRCQNFQLQASYGSIDRKEIGVFAMEGGRAIVSRSQDSSSQFQQSFPSLLQEVLQGHHLDRRYGRPDQTSNVHQQPQDTSQHCYQTRLPYSMVENLSSHAMGSQTLLSGLNVKFSQMASGKPPNSSQNQGPDNDIVLGPPHPSWDSEAHKPNVTHGISLEKGKTSLSPNQSSHMQQSLDLTTGVPSKHINLADYSLQHRKPSRYGASSSAVEQLLLQEAEPLACGVGPINHTQSQTSSGRRSVICDVSPSRRTTPERERGHSGTSGPSVIQQPFSASGSNELKCCKEERKAKKAQNKEDSSKTETAGQKTDGYCSTPPSKESNKPLHPPVDVDFDTEKTSSAKGNSEATSNLPYLLQMSSNPLSSPPRHQSFSSAVDGFRAYGFSDTMDGPKMISLPSPHQPFQTVSAYSKKVFPQSLPPHERPDWTPDRQRLRGMDRHVPQRLSEQKCKSQTSSDILPSQHHLSRQQSYPASHFDMKMWDTCPEREGAGQPTTVPHEHVGSQPVTNAGPKLGEEDISDKSAADTAKSFRSLAPVDVISPAGHTGKTNQGIQQGQRATKTGTSAETNPLIMRRRVRSFISPIPAKRQHQDVPGQRPGLAHHSPLSQSHTDSRLATKNCSGSTDTQPKLPSPKTQYSVSSTNSPSQSKAKFLPPRKGHGLKLEAIVRKITPGVKKNDFNNSHVESDFSEVSHYTSDMPDPEGGTSFSSVPQGEEACLSYLDDSHTLDDLLPYRAVKDAFSCDSQTLKPGATASSTSALRNLPKDFDFGLGAAGSSVSLGESDKDDFTLLGPLPPAPPLPCPVQGSPPSSSALSDIQQFTNTYQQLETRRGEQSAANLLRQKLQETGMGFDDYPGGDYYGSTTGHSQSPGHHLLSRAAQHQMTSLRSTSSEPKTSENTVPKGYFPSGKKKGRPVGSVNKQKRAQAQIQNAATSIPAASLPSPTAEPQSVPIPDTESEVPQVSTPPDQKPCPSLTPPAQTQVVKLDVESEETQPELDVKPARHRPKKGKEDNETPGDQRRRRRGMASKEKLDTQASSRGTVSPCGIFSDARSNVFAPYIHVEKKIAEIGDVCTIINADDEKSKGVDKAGYSAVDGPLNTPLSSQLVRKEKENERTKENWVSEPVDSALQSGKTLPTSGYVLSGPVISETGHAGHLLCCLCQKWANYKHLGDLYGPFYPAEYAAKLPKNQPQVRQTLSYHGAATTGFSMTSIPTETTPLDMRLQDPQNVKSSTDSDCTGSQATNPTSPATTIGTVSPSMGEEMPFQNVKMSSSTSKVTAQTWDPAGELTSGLGTSKAQELDGEIILKQLHIENTQQRPQHRKLTSHPRFKRRHKSSEDLPRTVPINSKASLPFQPPPPSLDSLHPMAQLTQLPLVPLDPEELWVHEGCIVWTSGVYLVNGRLYGLQEALDGARDTSCSHCGTVGSTLGCYSKGCTLSYHYLCAIEADCSLNEDNFSLRCPKHKAWSGVAGAVGARTSAPSESPAHIRPETVPGRPSRTPSLDAELRDFL; translated from the coding sequence ATGCAGAACTTTCCCAACAGTCCAGTTCCTCTTCATCCGGGGTTTAGCCGAGGAGGAAGTGTCGTCGGTTCCACGTATCAACCCCACCCTTCAGACCTTCAGATATCTCCCAGAAACTCAGAGGACTATGTGGCCATACAGCAAGCTCAACCTACCCTGCAGAGCCATGCGCTGCACCTGCGGAGCCAACAGCATCTTCTACACACTCCTCCTATACATGGCTATGGATCCAGAAGAACAACTGGAGAAATGATGCAGGGGAGCGCTCACAGTGGTGGAGGAGGAAACTCTTACCGTAAGGACAGTgtggattattatttttcagtgagTGGACGAGAAAGAAGCAGAAGAGGCGGAGCAGCGTATGGCGCGGGATTTAGATACTCAAACGTGGATGGACATGTGCCTCATCAGTACCACTTATCTGGTTCAGGGTCATCCTCTGGAATGATTTCTCCCTACTCTATGGATTACGGCTCCGGCAGTGCGTCTGCAGTTGGGGGTAGTAATAGCAGTGGCGCTGGTTCTTTTTCTCCTTCCCAGCAATACAGTCTGTCTCATACTGCTTCAGTACAATCAGGTGCTCAGATGCATCAACTGCAGCATGGTCAGAAATATCAAGGTCAGCATCAGCGGACATACCCGCTTTCTGGAAACCGAATAGCCCCTCAGTTTGGACACTACGCCCCCCTTAATGCAACCTCAGGCTCTACTGGAATGTATAACTCTTCACCGCAAAGATACGACATGAGCAGCAGCAACACGGATGCCAAAATGAAAAACTCTCCCACTCAGTCTAATCCAAATATTAATACAAGTTTGTCTGCTTCAAATAGCTGTGAGAATATGGGACAAAGCTACACATCGTCGGCATATTCGCCACAATCTCAGTCCATTCACAAGCATGCTCCCCATTCCCAGCGTCCCTCTCAGCTCAGCACTGGAGCAGGACACTTGCACACTAAACTGCCCCATTCCGCTGTGTCCTCCAGCCCTGCTCTGCCTTCACACCCCTCTCAAGACCTCGCCAAATCTCCTTTGCACTCTCAAAGTCAGCAGGCTCACATTCATCAGAACTTCAGTCCCATATCTAATCCCTCTCCTGCTCCGTCTGCAGTACAGTCTCCAAGCTGCAGCTCCTCTTCGTCTCCACTAATGGGGAGTTCTGAAGGAAACAATGCCGCTATTCATCTGCAGCCATCATCACACCCCTCTGTTCCAAATGCTCGCAGCAGCCAAAGCCATGGACGTCTTCTGCAGGCCGTACCTCAGCTGAGCCCCACTCCCAATTCAAATAGCAGCATCAGTAGTTGTGGTAGCGGCGTAGGCACTAAAGCAGCTGTTTTGAACCATGGTGCAGGGGTCAGTCATCCTGCCGTGAATCAGAACCGAATGGGACTAAGTCTTCGGGGCGGTCTAGGGGAAGATGGCTCCCTGTACGCTCATGACAAACTCTTGCAGGACCCTGGCATAAATAGTCTAAATGCTCTGACCTCTCAAGTGGAGAATCTACCTAATACAGTGCAGCACATGCTTCTAACAGACACTGTGCTGCTCCAGAAGAAGAGCAGAGACGGTGCCCATCACCTCCAGATGCAGCAAGGATCTCAGTCTTTTCCtggcaaccaaaacaaatctGGAAATTCCAGCGCCAGCGGTCAGACTTCAGTGAATGAAGAGAGTTCTGAGATGCTGGAAGCAAAAGGGGATCAACAAGTAGAACGTAAGAGAATTAGACAGGCAAGTGGAACAAGCAACGAATCTGAGCCACAAAGCCACCCATCATCACAGAGTCAGATGCCGTCGGAAGCAAGTCAACAGGTATTGGATCTCCAGGTCAACACTGGAGTCATTTCAACAGCTTCAAAACAACCGTCTCAAACAAAGACACCAGAAACCCTGACTCCCTCCTCTTCTTCACCACCATCAATTCATGCTTCTGCAGAAGCCAGCCCAAAACAACCAGTATATCCCCCTGCTTCGCCATCTCCTATTCACACAGCACGTCCAAACTGTGTGGCAGAAAAAGACCTTTGTAATGATGATGATAGTGGAACGAAGGGATGCCAGATCAAAATGATAAAAGATGAAGAAAGTGAAGTTGAAAATGCAGATCCTTCCTGTGATAGAGAGAATTCAGAGAACAGACTGTCAGTCCCTTCCACAAAGGATGAAGTAGAGACCGATGCACAGCAATTTGAAAGTCTgagtaaaaatgtgaatatttcagAGCAACATAATGTTGGGGGTGTTGGAGTTATTGTCTCTGCTCGATCTGAAGTGAATACTGAATCCAGGAGCACAGGAGCCAAATCTCCACGTTATGGTGTTTCTCATtactcaaacaaacacagcaatCCTGGGGACCAACGTGATGTGAATGTCTTAAGAGAGACTAGAAATCACAATGGAGAAGGGAAGATGTGCATGGAAACATACGTGTCACAGTATGATAGTTCCCCTAAACAAGAATTTGGCCAAAACTCTCAACCCTCTATTCAGTCTCACCCGGCATCGTTTAAATACAGTAATCCTGAGGTACATTATAATGCTGCAAAGAGCAAAGGAAAGTTAGGACTAGTTAGTAGTATGGGCACAAATAGATGCCAGAATTTTCAGCTGCAGGCCAGCTATGGGTCTATTGACAGGAAGGAGATTGGTGTTTTTGCTATGGAAGGGGGGAGGGCTATCGTCTCAAGAAGTCAGGATAGCAGTTCTCAGTTTCAGCAATCGTTTCCAAGTCTTTTGCAAGAAGTGCTCCAGGGTCATCACTTAGATAGACGCTATGGCCGTCCCGACCAGACATCTAATGTTCACCAACAGCCTCAAGATACATCGCAGCACTGTTATCAAACTAGACTACCTTACAGTATGGTTGAAAATTTGAGTTCACATGCAATGGGCTCTCAAACACTTTTAAGTGGACTTAATGTCAAGTTCAGTCAAATGGCCTCTGGGAAACCACCAAATTCAAGTCAAAATCAGGGACCAGATAATGATATTGTGTTAGGCCCTCCTCATCCCTCTTGGGATTCTGAAGCACATAAGCCCAATGTGACTCATGGGATCTCTTTAGAAAAAGGCAAAACCAGTCTGTCTCCCAACCAGTCCTCCCACATGCAGCAGTCTTTAGATCTCACAACAGGAGTCCCTTCAAAGCACATTAACTTGGCTGACTATTCTTTGCAGCACAGAAAACCATCCAGATATGGTGCCTCTTCTTCTGCTGTGGAACAATTGCTTTTACAGGAAGCTGAGCCATTGGCATGCGGTGTAGGTCCTATCAATCACACTCAATCTCAGACATCCTCAGGAAGGCGCTCAGTAATCTGCGATGTGTCCCCTTCTCGGCGAACAAcacctgaaagagagagaggacacTCCGGGACCTCTGGACCCTCTGTCATTCAGCAGCCATTTTCTGCATCTGGATCAAATGAACTAAAATGTTgcaaggaagaaagaaaagcaaagaaagcaCAAAACAAGGAGGACTCGTCAAAGACTGAAACTGCAGGACAGAAAACAGATGGTTACTGCAGCACACCACCCAGTAAGGAATCTAATAAGCCCCTTCATCCCCCTGTAGATGTTGATTTCGATACAGAAAAGACCAGCAGTGCCAAAGGCAACAGTGAAGCCACCAGCAACTTGCCATATCTTTTGCAAATGTCCTCAAATCCCTTGTCCTCACCACCAAGACACCAGTCTTTCTCATCGGCTGTTGACGGTTTCAGAGCATATGGTTTCAGTGACACCATGGATGGACCAAAAATGATCTCCCTTCCTTCACCTCACCAACCATTCCAGACAGTATCAGCGTATTCTAAAAAAGTGTTTCCACAGAGTTTACCTCCTCACGAGAGACCCGACTGGACTCCTGACAGACAAAGGCTAAGAGGTATGGATAGGCACGTTCCTCAGAGACTTTCTGAACAGAAGTGTAAATCCCAAACTTCAAGTGATATTCTGCCTAGTCAGCATCACCTATCTCGACAGCAATCTTATCCCGCTTCACACTTTGACATGAAAATGTGGGACACTTGTCCTGAAAGAGAGGGAGCTGGACAGCCCACTACAGTTCCTCATGAGCATGTAGGTTCTCAGCCAGTCACAAATGCTGGCCCCAAACTTGGAGAAGAGGACATTTCAGATAAGAGTGCGGCTGACACGGCCAAATCTTTCCGCTCACTGGCTCCAGTTGATGTTATTAGCCCTGCTGGGCACACTGGTAAGACTAACCAAGGGATTCAGCAGGGGCAGAGAGCAACCAAAACTGGCACATCGGCTGAAACCAACCCTTTAATCATGAGAAGGAGAGTTAGATCATTTATTTCTCCTATTCCAGCAAAGAGGCAGCATCAGGATGTTCCAGGTCAGCGACCAGGATTAGCTCATCACTCCCCACTATCTCAATCCCACACTGATTCGAGACTTGCAACCAAAAATTGTTCTGGCAGTACTGATACGCAGCCAAAATTGCCATCTCCCAAAACACAGTATTCTGTATCCAGCACTAATTCACCTTCTCAGTCCAAAGCAAAGTTTCTGCCCCCAAGAAAGGGTCATGGTCTAAAACTTGAGGCGATTGTGCGAAAAATTACTCCTGGTGTGAAAAAAAATGACTTCAACAACAGTCACGTGGAATCTGACTTCTCTGAGGTATCTCATTACACCTCTGATATGCCAGACCCTGAGGGAGGTACATCGTTTTCTAGTGTTCCTCAAGGAGAGGAGGCATGCTTATCTTACCTTGATGATTCTCATACTTTAGATGATCTCTTGCCATACAGAGCAGTTAAAGATGCATTCTCCTGTGATTCTCAGACCCTCAAACCAGGTGCAACAGCTTCTAGTACTAGTGCCCTCAGGAATTTGCCAAAAGATTTTGACTTTGGATTAGGTGCTGCTGGATCTTCAGTGTCATTGGGTGAAAGCGATAAGGATGATTTTACTTTGTTGGGACCCCTTCCACCAGCTCCTCCATTACCTTGTCCTGTACAGGGATCCCCTCCATCTTCTTCTGCGTTGTCTGACATACAGCAATTCACAAACACTTATCAACAGCTGGAAACCCGACGAGGTGAGCAGTCGGCTGCTAACTTGCTGAGGCAGAAACTTCAAGAGACTGGCATGGGCTTTGATGATTACCCAGGTGGGGATTACTATGGGAGCACCACTGGCCATAGTCAGAGCCCTGGGCACCACCTTCTGTCCAGAGCTGCTCAGCACCAGATGACTTCTCTCAGGTCAACCAGTTCAGAGCCTAAAACATCAGAAAACACTGTCCCCAAAGGTTATTTTCCATCAGGTAAGAAAAAAGGTCGCCCAGTGGGCAGTGTGAATAAGCAGAAACGTGCCCAAGCACAAATTCAGAATGCAGCAACAAGCATACCTGCAGCTTCTCTTCCCTCACCCACAGCTGAACCTCAGTCTGTCCCGATCCCAGACACTGAAAGTGAAGTACCCCAAGTATCAACACCACCAGACCAGAAACCCTGTCCATCTTTGACACCACCTGCTCAAACCCAGGTTGTGAAATTGGATGTCGAGAGTGAGGAGACCCAGCCGGAGTTAGATGTGAAGCCTGCTAGACATAGACCGAAAAAGGGGAAAGAGGACAATGAGACTCCTGGCGATcagagaaggagaagaagaggGATGGCTTCCAAAGAGAAGCTGGACACTCAGGCAAGCAGTAGGGGAACTGTCAGTCCATGTGGAATATTCTCAGATGCCAGGAGTAATGTTTTTGCTCCTTACATACATGTAGAGAAAAAGATAGCAGAAATTGGGGATGTCTGTACAATCATTAATGCAGATGATGAAAAATCAAAAGGTGTAGACAAAGCTGGTTACTCGGCGGTTGATGGCCCATTAAATACCCCTCTGTCATCTCAACTtgtgagaaaagaaaaggaaaatgaaagaacaaaagaaaactgGGTTTCAGAGCCAGTTGATTCTGCCTTGCAGTCAGGGAAGACACTTCCTACGTCTGGATATGTTCTGTCAGGACCTGTGATATCAGAGACTGGACACGCTGGTCACCTCTTATGCTGCCTTTGCCAGAAATGGGCCAACTACAAACATCTCGGAGATCTCTATGGTCCTTTTTACCCAGCTGAGTATGCAGCCAAGCTCCCTAAGAATCAACCTCAAGTCCGACAAACCTTGTCCTACCATGGGGCAGCTACCACAGGTTTCAGTATGACATCCATTCCGACAGAAACGACTCCCCTGGATATGAGATTACAGGACCCTCAGAATGTCAAGTCATCTACAGATAGCGATTGCACAGGAAGTCAGGCAACAAATCCAACATCCCCAGCCACCACCATTGGCACTGTTTCTCCCAGCATGGGTGAAGAAATGCCTTTCCAGAACGTTAAGATGAGCAGCTCCACCTCAAAGGTAACGGCTCAAACCTGGGATCCGGCTGGAGAACTGACAAGCGGGCTGGGCACATCAAAAGCTCAagaactggatggtgaaatcatacTGAAGCAGTTGCACATCGAAAATACACAGCAACGGCCCCAGCACAGAAAACTGACATCCCATCCACGCTTCAAACGAAGACATAAGTCCAGTGAAGATTTACCTCGAACTGTCCCCATCAACAGCAAAGCCTCCCTGCCCTTCCAGCCTCCCCCACCCAGCCTGGACTCTCTGCATCCCATGGCCCAACTGACCCAGCTCCCACTCGTTCCTCTGGACCCCGAGGAGCTGTGGGTGCATGAGGGCTGCATCGTTTGGACCAGTGGCGTATACCTGGTCAATGGGAGACTGTATGGCCTTCAAGAGGCACTAGATGGTGCTAGAGATACA